CACCAGCCGGGCCGCGGAGCGCTTCAGCGCGTTTCCCTTCGTGCAATACAAGCTGCTCGACATCGAGTCAGCCCCCGGCGCGCAGGGCTTCCAGCCGCACACCTATGACCTGGTCCTGGCCGCCAACGTGCTGCACGCCACGGCGGAGCTGCGTCAGACGCTGCGACACGTCCTCCAGCTCCTGGCACCGGGCGGTGAGCTGGTCCTGCTCGAGGGCACGTCGAAGCGCCGGTGGATCGACCTCATCTTCGGACTGACCGAGGGCTGGTGGCGCTTCCAGGATCCAGAGCTGCGCGGATCCCATCCCCTGCTGTCAGCGCCGCGCTGGACGGCCCTGCTCGAAGAGGAGGGCTTTGAGCAGCCCGTGGCGCTCAGCCTGGAGGATGCCGTCCTCTTTCCTCAGTCCGTGCTCATCGCGCGGGCACCCAGCCTCGGTGCCCAGGCGGACGTGGCGCGGCGCTGGCTCATCCTCGCCGAGTCCTCGGGCACCGGCCGTGCCCTGGCCGAACGACTGCGGGCCTGGGGACAGCCGTGCACCCTGGCCCTTCCGGGGCCGGAGTACGCCCAGGTCGACGCGGAGACCTTCTCCGTGTCACCCGAGCGCCCTGACGACATGCGCCAGCTGCTGCGCACGCTCGGCCCCCAAGCGCTGCGCGGTGTGGTCCACCTCTGGAGCCTGGAGGCCGCCGACCTGCGGTCGCTCACGCCCGAGTCGCTGGAGGCTGCCTCGCACCAGTCTTGCGGCAGCGCCCTGCATCTGGTCCAGGCGCTTCTCGAAGCCGAACCGACGCAGCCTCCCGCGCTCTGGCTCGTGACCCGTGGCGCCTCCGCCGCGGGCCCCGTCCCGGAGCTCCCGGGCATCGCTCAAGCCCCCCTGGCTGGGCTGGCCAAGGTCATCGCGCTGGAGCACCCGGAGCTGCGCTGCGCCTGGGTGGATCTGGATCCGGGCGCCTCTGAGTCTTCCGGAGCGGACGAGCTCGCAGGAGAGCTCCTCGCCGAGGAGGGTGAGTCGCAGGTCGCGTTCCGGGGGCCATCACGCTTCACCGCCCGGCTCGTGCCCAGCCGCCAGCCGTGGAGCCCGGAGGGCACACCGCGATTCCTGCCGGACGCGGCGTATCTCATCACTGGTGGCTCGGGCGGATTGGGCCTGTTGGTGGCGCGGTGGCTCGTGGAGCGCGGTGCGCGCCATCTGGTGCTCCTCGGGCGCCGGGACATGGGACAGCTCCAGTCCGACGTGGCGGAGCTGGTGCGCGCTGGCGCACGCATCGACCTGGTGCGGGCGGACGTGTCCGATGCCGCCGCGTGCCGGGAAGTGGTGGCCCGGCTGACTCGCGAGGGCATCTCCCTGCGCGGTGTCATTCACAGCGCGGGGGTGCTCGAGGATGGGGCCCTGCGACAGCAGACGTGGGCGCGCTTCGCGAGCGTGCTCGCCCCCAAGGTGCAGGGGGCCTTCAACCTGCACGAGGCGACCCGGGATCAGCCGCTGGACTTCTTCGTCCTCTTCTCCTCCACGGCCTCGCTCATTGGCTCCGCCGGGCAGGCCAACCACTCGGCCGCCAATGCCTTCCTCGACGCGCTCGCCCATGCGCGCCGCGCCCAGGGGCTGCCCGCCCTGAGCATCAACTGGGGCGCCTGGTCGGAGGTGGGCGCCGCGGCCCGAAAGCAGGTGAGCGAGCGCTGGCGGGTCAAGGGGATTGGCACCATCGCTCCGGAGCAGGGACTCGCGGCGCTGGCGCACTTCTTCCTCCAGGGGGCGAGCCAGGTGGGCATCGCGCCCATCGACTGGCCGCGCTTCCTCTCTCAGCACGCACCGTCGCGCTTCTTCTCCGAGATGACTCCCACGACGGCGCGTGAGGAGCCCGAGGCGCGCGGAGAGGCGCTGCGCCGGATCCAGACGGCCGCCGCGCATGAGCAGCGGGATCTGCTCAAGCACCACGTGCAGGTTCAGGTCGCGAAGGTGCTCGGGTGGAGTTCGTCGGATCAGCTCCCTTCGGAGCAGGGCTTCTTCCAACTGGGCATGGACTCGCTGACGTCGGTCGAGTTGCGCAACCGCCTGCAGGCCAGCCTCGGATGCAAGCTCGCGGCGACCCTGGTCTTCGATCATCCGACGGTGGATGCGCTCGCGAGTCATCTGGCGGAGCGCGTGCTCGCCATGAAGGAGCCATCCACTCCCGACCCGCGTCGCTCGCCGGAGCCTCGGGAGGACGCCGGGCAGCTTGCCCTGGAATCCCTCTCACAGGATGAGCTCGCCGCGCTGCTGACCTCGAAGCTGGCATCGATGGAGCAGGGGGGGTGATGGAAGGGAAAGCCGCGGGCCCCGATTACGGGACGCTCATCAAGAATGCCCTGCTGAAGATCGACAGCCTCGAGGGCAAGCTCCACGAGCTCCAGCAGAGCCGGACCGAGCCCATCGCCATCGTCGGGATGGGGTGCCGCTTCCCCGGAGGCGCCGATACGCCCGAGTCCTTCTGGCGCCTGCTTCGCGATGGCGTGGACGCCATCACCGAGGTGCCACCGGCGCGCTGGCCCGTTGACGCGTACTACGACCCCAACCCCGAGACTCCGGCGGCCATGTACACCCGCCACGGGGCCTTCATCGGGGGCGTGGATCAGTTCGACGCGCCGTTCTTCGGGATCGCCCCGCGAGAGGCCGCGATGATGGACCCCCAGCAGCGTCTGCTGCTGGAAGTGGCCTGGGAGGCGCTGGAGCGCGGCGGCATCTCTCCCGCCTCGCTCTCCGGGAGCCGGACCGGGGTCTTCGTCGGCCTGATGAACGTCGATTACCTCCGGCTGACGAACCGTCCGGAGCTCGTCGACCTGTACTCCGCCACCGGCTCCTACCCGAGCGTGGCCGCGGGGCGGCTCTCTTATGTCCTCGGACTGAGAGGGCCGAGCCTCGTCGTCGACACCGCCTGTTCTTCGTCCCTGGTGGCGGTCCACCTGGCCTGCCAGAGCCTGCGGGCCCGGGAGTGCCAGCTGGCGCTGGCTGGCGGCGTGAACCTCATCCTCTCTCCCCTGCCCTACCTCCTCGAGTGCCGCGCCCGGATGCTGTCCCCCGACGGGCGGTGCAAGACGTTCGACGCCTCCGCGGACGGTTTCTCCCGGGGCGAGGGGTGCGGCGTCATCGTCCTCAAGCGGCTGTCGGACGCACTGGCCGATGGCAGCCCCATCCTGGCCCTCATCCGCGGCTCGGCGGTCAACCAGGACGGCCGCAGCAGTGGGCTGACGGTCCCCATGGGCCCCGCCCAGGAAGAGGTCATCCGGGACGCGCTCGCGAATGCTGGCGTCTCCGCGGCCGACGTTTCGCTCGTCGAAGCCCACGGCACGGGGACTCCCCTGGGCGATCCGATTGAACTCGGAGCGCTGGGGGCGACCTACGGCCAGGACCGCCCCGCGGATCAGCCGCTGCTCGTGGGCTCGGTGAAGACCAACATGGGTCATCTCGAGAGCGCGGCAGGCATCGCGGGCTTGATGAAGCTCGTGGTCTCTCTTCAGAACGCGGCCATCCCTCCGCACCTGCACCTGAGCCACCCCAATCCGCGGATCCCCTGGAGCGAGCTTCCGCTCGAGGTCCCCACGGCGTTGCGCCCCTGGCCGGCCAGCTCTCGGAGACGCCTGGCGGGGGTGAGCGCCTTCGGCTTCAGCGGCACCAACGCGCACGTGGTGCTCGAAGAGGCCCCGGCCCCCAAAGCCCTGGCCGCCGCTCCGCGAAGGGAACGCCCACCGCACCTGCTGGTGCTCTCGGCCGCGTCGGAGCCCGCGCTGCGGGCACAGGCAGACCGGTATGCCCGGCACCTGGAAGCCCATCCCGGCCAGGACCTGGGCGACCTCTGCTTCACCGCGAGCACAGGCCGTGCCCATCTGCCCTTCCGGCTCGGCGTGCGCGGGACCACCTCGGAGGAGCTGCGCTCGCGGCTGGACGCGCTCGCGCAAGGCCGTCAGGCGGAGACCTCGACGCAAGGGCGCGTGCAACCCGGCGCCTTGCCTCGGGTCGCATTCCTGTTCCCCGGTGAAGGCGCGCGTCCGACGGGCCTCGGGCGCGAGCTGTACGCGGGCCAGCCGATCTTCCGCGATGCCTTCGATGCGTGCGACCGGGCGCTGCGCGACGCGACCGGACTGTCCCTGATCGAGGCGCTTCACGCTTCCTCCGGTGAGGCACTCCTCCAAGAGCCCAGGTACGCCCATCCCGCGCGCTTCGCCTTCGAGGTCGCGCTGGCGCGGCTCTGGCTGTCATGGGGAGTTCCCCCCGCCTTCGCGCTGGGGGATGGCGTGGGCGAGTACGCCGCCGCCTGCGTGGCGGGGGTCTTCAGCATCGAGGACGGGCTGCGGCTGGTCGCCGCGCGCGCGGCGTTGGATCCACGGGCAGCGCTCGCTTCGGATGCCCGGGTCCCCGAGCTCGCGCGACTCGCGGCGGGCATCTCCTTCCACCCTCCGAAGCTCGGGCTCGTGTCGCATGTCACGGGCAGCCCCCTCCCCGCCAGCATCGCCCCCTTGGAGTACTGGTCCAGGTATCGCCCCAGCGCGGGTCACGCCGTACAGGGCATCGGGGCACTCGAGCGACAGGGGGCCGGCGTCATCCTCGAGCTGGGCCCTGGGGCCTCCGCCTCGGAGAAGGTCACGTGGCTGTCATGCCCGCGGCCCGCCGAGGAGGAGTCGATGACGCTCGAGCATGTGGCGACGCTCTACTGCCTGGGAGCGCCGATCGACTGGGCGGCGTTCCATCGCGGCGATTCGCGTCGCAAGGTCGTCCTCCCCACCTACCCGTTCCAGCGCCAGCGAAGCTGGTTCCAGGAGCCCGGAGGTTCCGACGCGCACGGCTCCACCACGGAGGTGATGGGGGCGACGGAAGCGGCGGCCACCCGGTTCCCGGGGCCCGAAGTCCTCGTCTCGCGGCTGCCCGCCGACCTCTGCGAGTCCCCTGCCCTGGAGTCCTCGAACGCACCCACCTCCGCGGATGACGGTCCGGTCGCCCAGGTGGAGGCCCTCTGCACCCGCTACATCGCCCGAGCCTTCGAAGCGCTGGGGGCGCCCCTGGTGCCCGGACAGTCCTTCACCTCCGAGGCCTGGGCGGAGCGACTGGGAGTGGTCGAGCGTCACCGCCGGCTGTTCGCGCGGTTGCTTGAGATGCTCGCCGAGGAGGGGCGCGTCGAGCGCAAGGGTGCCCATTGGGAGGTGCTGCGCGCCCCGGATCACGCTTCACCCGAGCAGCTGCTCGGCGCGCTGCGCTCCCGCTTCCCAGGCACCGAGCCGGAGCTGGCGCTGCTCGAGCGCAGCGGAGCACGGCTGGGCGCCGTCCTCGCGGGCCTACAGGATCCGCTGGAGCTCCTCTTCCCTGACGGAAGCCTCGACCTGGCCTCGCGCATCTACGAGTCCTCCGAGGGCGCACTGCAGATGAATCGGCTGGTGCAAGCGGCGCTCACCCCACTCCTGGAGCGACTGTCGCCGAAGCGTTCCCTGCGCGTGCTCGAGGTCGGGGCGGGCACTGGCGGGACGACGGCCGCGCTCCTGCCGCACCTGCCTGCCTCGCTCACGGAGTATGTGGCCACGGACGTCTCCGCCCGCTTCGCCACGCGCACGCAGGAGCGGTTCCACGCGTACCCCTTCCTCCGGTACGTCCCGCTGGACATCGAGCGCCCTCCCGAAGAGCAGGGTGTGGAGTCCCACGCGTTCGACCTGGTGGTGGCCTCGAACGTGCTGCATGCCACGGCCGAGCTGGAGCGGACGCTGCGGCATGTCCGGACGCTCCTGGCTCCGGGTGGCATCCTCCTGCTCATCGAGGCCACCGCGCCGCGCCGCTGGCTGGACCTGACGTTCGGCATGACGCGGGGCTGGTGGCGCTTCACCGACACCGCGCTGCGCCCGTCGCACCCGCTGCTCTCGCCTCGGCGCTGGCAGGCCCTGCTCGCGGAGTGTGGCTTCCCCAGCGTCGCCAGCGTCCACCCGGCAGGCAGCGCCCGCGCACTGCTCCAGCAGACACTGCTCGTCGCGAGGACCGACCCAGGCGCCCAGCGCGAGCCGGCGCCAGCACGCGCGCAGGCAGGGCGGATGGCGGGAGGCGTCACCCGCGTTGAAGTCCCGGCCAGCGTCGCCATGCCCCCGCCGGAGCACCTGCTGCGCACACTCGCGGAGACCCCCGCGCAGAAGCGACAGGCGGTGCTCACCACGCATGTCCGCGAGCAGGTGGCCTCCGTGCTGGGGCTCGGATCCGCGAGCGCCATCGACCCCCGGCAGGGTCTCTTCGACATGGGCATGGACTCGCTCACGGCGCTGGAGCTGAAGAACCGGCTCGAGCGCGGCACGGGTGCTTCCCTCTCCTCCACGCTGGCCATGGATCACCCGACCGTCGTCGCGCTCACGGAGCACCTGTGGACCGACGTGCTCGCGGTCCAACTGCATCATGAGCCCCGGAGCGAGGCGGGGCCCGTGGCGCCGCCCTCCCCGGCAAGGCGCGCGAAGACGGTGGCGCCCCCACAGGACGCACCGCACATGGCCACCGGGCTCACCCCGGACCTGGACGCCCTGCTCTCCCAGGTCGAGCAGACGTCGGAGCGCGACCTGACGAGACAACTCAAGACCGGGCGCCGATCGACGACGGCACCGGACACGAGCGAGGCGCCACCCGCGCCACCTCGAAATGGAGGGAGCGCGACATGAACCGCTCGCACCGGCTCTCCGCCATGTCGTCCGTCAAGCTCGCGTTCGCGGCCGAGCAGCTTCGGCCAGGGCTCGAGTTGCTCAACGCCACGCCCATCGCGATTGTCGGCATGGGCTGCCGCTTCCCCGGTGAGGCCACCACCCCGGAGGCTTTCTGGCGGGTGCTCCGCGACGGCGTGGACACCGTCACCGAGGTGCCTCGCGACCGCTGGGACATCGACGCCTGGTATTCGCCGGACCCGGACGTGCCCGGGAGGATGCACACCCGCAAGGGGGCGTTCCTCTCCACGCGCTCGGAGTTCGACGCGGACTTCTTCGGGATCTCTCCGCGCGAGGCGGCGAGCCTGGATCCCCAGCAGCGCCTCCTGCTGGAAGTGAGCTGGGAGGCGCTGGAGCGCGCGGGGATGGCCCCGGACCAGCTGGCCGGTTCGCTCACGGGCGTCTACGTGGGACTCAGCACCGGGGACTACGCGCAGCTCCTGGACACTCGCCCGCCCGAGTCCTTCGACGCCTACGCGTTCTCCGGCACCGCGCACAGCATGGCCGCGGGACGATTGTCGTACCACCTGGGACTTCAGGGACCGAGCGTGGCCCTGGATGCCGCGTGCGCTTCGTCCCTCGTCGCGGTGCACCTGGCCTGTCAGGCCCTTCGCGCTGGCGGGTGTGATCTGGCGCTCGCGGGCGGAGTGAACCGGCTGCTCTCGGCCCAGTTCCACCTCAACTTCTCGCAGGGGCGGATGCTGGCGCCGGATGGACGGTGCAAGACCTTCGACGCCGCCGCGGACGGTTATGTGCGCGGAGAGGGCGCGGGAATCGTCGTCCTGAAGCGGCTCGCGGACGCGCTGAGGGATCAGGATCCCATCGTCGCGGTCATCCGCGGCTCCGCCGTCAACCAGGACGGACGCAGCAGTGGCCTGACGGTGCCCAATGGCCCCGCCCAACAGGCCGTCATCCGGCAGGCCCTGCAGGGCGCCGGCGTGAACCCGGAGCAGGTGGACTACGTGGAGGCCCATGGCACCGGCACCTCGCTCGGAGATCCCATCGAGCTGGGAGCCCTGGGCGCCGTCTTCGGCCCGCGTCCCCCCGAGCAGCCGCTGCTCGTGGGTTCGGTCAAGACGAACATCGGGCACCTCGAGGCCGCGGCCGGCATCGCGGGGTTGATCAAGGTCGCCCTCGCGCTCCAGCACGGGGAGATCCCCGCGCACCTGCACCTGAGCCAGCCCAACCCGCACGTGCCCTGGGACCGGCTCCCCATCCAGATCCCGACGCAGCACCAACCCTGGCCCTCGACCCACGGACGCCGCATCGCGGGGATCAGCTCCTTCGGGTTCAGCGGCACCAACGCCCACGTGTTGCTGGAGAGCGCTCCCGGCACGGCCCCCGCGCCACAGGAGGAGGAAGAGCAGGAGCCCCCCCTGGAGCGCCCCCTCCACCTGCTCACCCTGTCGGCGCGCGGCGCTCCCGCGCTCCAGCAGCTCGCCGCGCGCTTCGCGGGCCGGCTGCGAGCCGAACCGTCGCTCGCCCTCGCTGATGCGTGCTTCAGCGCGAACACCGGACGCGCGCACCTGCCCCATCGCCTCGGCGCGTTCGCGGGCACGGGCGAGGCGCTGGCCGCACAGCTCGAGGCGTTCGCCTCGGGCGCACCTTCCGCGCTCCTCACCGGTCAGGCTCCGGCGGAGCCGCCCGAGGTGGCCTTTCTCTTCACCGGCCAGGGGTCCCAGTACCCGGACATGGGCCGCAAGCTGTACGAATCCCAGCCCGTCTTCCGCGAGAGCATGGAGCAGTGCGACGCGCTGCTGCGTCCCCTCCTCGAACGCCCCCTCCTGGACGTGCTGTACCACGCGCCCCAGGCACACCCGCTGCTGCACCAGACGGCCTACACCCAGCCGGCGCTGTTCGCGATCGAGTACGCACTCGCGGAGCTCTGGAAGTCGTGGGGCATCGTGCCCGGGGCGGTGCTGGGTCACAGCGTCGGTGAGTACGCGGCGGCTTGCGTGGCAGGGGTGTTCAGCCTGGAGGATGGGCTGAAGCTGATCGCCGAGCGTGGGCGCCTGATGCAGGAGCTGCCCGAGCGCGGCACCATGGCGGCCGTCTCCGCGAGCCCCGCGCGCGTGGAGCAGGCGCTGGGAGCGGACCGGGGCGCGTGTGCCATCGCCGCGCTCAACGGCCCGGAGAGCGTGGTCATCTCTGGCAGCGAGCGAGCCGTCGACGCGGTGGTCGCGCGGCTCACGGCGCAGGGGATCCGCTCGGCGCGGTTGCAGGTCTCCCACGCCTTCCACTCGCCCCTGATGGAGCCGATGCTGCCCGCGTTCGAGCGCGTGCTGCGCACCATGACGCTCTCACCGCCGAGCCTGGAGTTGATCTCCAACGTCGGTGGCGGGGTCGCGACGGCCGAGGTCGCGACGGCCGGATACTGGTGTCGTCACGTGCGCCAGCCCGTGCGGTTCGCTGAAGGCGTCCAGTCCCTGGTCCAACGCGGGTTCCGCGTGTTCGTCGAGTTGGGGCCCAAGCCCACGCTGTCGAGTCTGGGGCGGCTGTGCGCACCGGATGCCGACCTGCTCTGGCTGGCCAGCCTGAGACAGGGCCGGGACGACTGGCAGACCCTGCTGGAGAGCCTGGGCTCGCTGTATGTGCGCGGGGCGCCGGTGGACTGGGCGGGGTTCGACCAGGGCTACGCCCGCCACAAGCGCGTCCTGCCCACCTACCCCTTCCAGCGGAAGTCCTTCTGGTTCGAGGCGACTGGCGACGCGCGGGTCCGTGCCCCCTCCTCGCGCGATGAAGGTCGGCCAGCGGGACACACGCCGCTCACCTCGCTGCTCGAGTCCGGCGACGTGCGTGGCCTCGCCGAGCATCTGCGCCGTGGCGGCGCGCTCACCGGAGCGGCGCTGGAGACGCTGCCCCAGGTGGCGGAAGCGCTCGTGCGCGAGCACCAGCGCCAGCGGTCGGAGGCGGAGATGGCCTCGACGCTGTACCGCGTCTCCTGGAGTCCCACGCCCCCCGGACAGGTCCTGACCACCGCCCGGAACACGGGGGAGTGGCTGATCCTCGCGGACCGAGGCGGCCTGGGCCGCGCGCTGGCGACCCGGCTGGAGGCGCGGGGCGAGCACTGCATGCTGGCCACCGCGGAGGACCTGCTGGGGCCGTCCTCACAGGAGCCGGGACTGGCGCCGTCCGCCGTGCTCGCGCGTTGGCTCCAGGGCTTCGGGACTCCGGGCAGACCGCCCCTCGCGGGCATCGTCTATCTCTGGGCGCTGGATGCTCCCGACCCGGAGGGACTGGACGCCGCCACATTCGACATCGCGCAGCGCTCGACGTGTGACGGAGTGCTGTGGCTGCTCCAAGAGCTCGGCAAGCGGACCCAGGCCGTGCAGCCGCCGCTCTGGTGCGTGACTCGCGGCGTGCATGCGCCAGGCGGAGAGCCCGGCCCGCGCTCCGTGGCCCAGGCTCCGCTGTGGGGGCTCGCGGGGGTGGCCAGCCTGGAGCACCCGGAGCTGCGGGTGCGATTGATCGACGTGGCCTCCGATGGGACCCATGACGATGTCGCCGCGGGGCTCGACGCCGAGCTGCGCTCCCCTGACGACGAGGACCGCCTCGCCTTGAGGCGCGGGCAACGCTACGCGGCCCGGCTGGAGCCCCTTCCATTCGAGGCGCCTCCCCCGCTCGTATTCAATGCTCGCGCCAGCTACCTGATCACCGGAGGCCTGGGCGGCATCGGGCTGGCCGTCGCGGCCTGGATGGTGCGGCAGGGAGCGCGGCACCTGGTCCTCATGGGCCGCTCCGGATCCGCATCGAGCACGGCGCGGGAGGCCGTCGAGTCGCTGGAGCTCGCGGGTGCCCAGGTCCTGGTCTTCCCGGGTGACGTCTCGCGACCCGAGGATGTCACCGGGGTGCTCGCGGCGTTGAAGGCCCGCTTCCCGCCCCTGCGCGGGGTCGTGCATGCGGCGGCCGTCCTCGACGACGGGACCCTGCGGCAGCAGACCCCCGAGCGCTTCCAGCGGGTGCGGCGACCCAAGGCCGACGGCGCCTGGAACCTGCACCTCGCCACGCGCCACGAGGCCCTGGACTTCTTCGTCTGCTTCTCCTCCGCGGCGGCCCTGCTCGGCGCGCCCGGCCAGTCGAACTACGCCGCCGCCAACGCCTTCCTCGATGCGCTGGCGCGCTACCGGCGCGGACTCGGGCTGCCCGGGTTGAGCATTGGCTGGGGCCCCTGGAAGGACCTGGGGATGGCCGCTGGACTCGACGCGCACAGCCGCCAGCGCATGGCGGACGAAGGGCTCGGAGCGCTCGAGACGGCCCAGGGACTCCAGGCGCTCGGAGCGCTGCTGTCCTCGCGCGAGCCTGACGTCGCCGTGCTGCCCATCGACTGGAGCACCTTCGCCTCCCGGGCCCGGCCCCGGATGCCGCTGCTGCGGCGACTCCGAGACGGCGCACCCTCCGGCGGTGCACCCGCGGAGGACACGGGGCCTTCCTGGCGACAGCGCTGGGGGTCGACACCCGCGACCGAGCGCCCCGGCTTCCTCCACACGTACGTGCGCGGTCAGGTGGCCCGCATCCTCAGGTGGGAGCCAGAGCAGCCCATGGACGCGCAGCGGGGCTTCGCGGAGATGGGCATGGACTCACTGATGGCCGTGGAGCTGCGCAACCGGCTCCAGAAGGATCTGGGCCAGCCGCTCTCCGCGGCGCTCATCTTCAACTATCCGCGCATCGAGGCGCTGGCGCAGCACCTCCAGGACGTCCTGCTCTCGGCTGAAAGCCCTCCGGAGTCACCGAGCGCCCCAGTTGGAGCCGGCCCGGAGGACCCCCGCGGCGGCGAGGCCCCCACGCTCTCGCCGGAAGAGCTCATCGCGCGCATCGCCCGGAAGTACCAGACGCACGGCTAGGGGAACGTCATGGGTCAAGAGTCCACGCTCGCACAGCAGAGGGCCCTGGAGCAGGCGCTCTTCGTCATCGAGAAGCTCGAGGCCAACGAGCGCGCCCGCGCCGAGCCCATCGCCATCGTGGGCATGGGCTGCCGCTTCCCTGGCGCGGAGGACCCCGAGGCCTTCTGGCGGCTGCTGCACCAGGGCCAGGAGGCCGTGGGCCCCATCCCCGCGGACCGTTGGGACGTCGAGTCCTACTTCGACCCCGACCCTGAGCGGCCCGGGAAGATGTACACCCGGTCCGGCTCGTTCCTGAAGCATGTGGATCAGTTCGATCCGCTCTTCTTTGGCATCTCTCCCCGTGAGGCCGCGAGCCTGGATCCGCAGCAGCGGCTGATGCTGGAGGTCTGCTGGGAGGCCTTCGAGAACGCGGCCCAGGTCCCCAGCCGCCTCGCGGGCAACCGGATCGGGACCTTCGTCAGCATCGGGCAGAGCGACTATGCGCTGTTCCAGCTCCTCTCTCCGGACCCGACCCGCATCACCGCGTGGGCGGGGACCGGGAGCGGACTGAGCTTCGCGGCCGGGCGGCTGTCTCATGCCTTGGGACTCCAGGGCCCAAGCCTCGTGGTGGACACCGCCTGCTCCTCTTCGCTGGTGGCGGTCCATCTGGCCATCCAGAGCCTGCGCAACGGAGAGTGCCGGCTGGCGCTCGCCGGAGGCGTGCAGCTCATCCTCGCCCCGGAGGTGATGCTGTTCCTGAGCCGGGCCCGCGCCCTGTCGCCGGACGGCCGCTGCAAGACGTTCGACGCCTCGGCCGATGGCTACGGGCGCGGCGAGGGCTGCGGCGCGGTGGTGCTCAAGCGGCTGTCGGACGCACTCCAGGACGAGGATGAGATCCTGGCGGTGATCCGCGGCTCCGCGGTGAACCACGACGGGCCCAGCAGCGGGCTCACGGTGCCCAACGGACTGGCCCAGCAGGCGCTGATCCGCCAGGCGCTCGAGATCGCCCGCGTCGCCCCCAGCGAGGTGAGCTACGTCGAGGCCCACGGCACCGGAACGCGGCTGGGAGATCCCATCGAGTTCGAGGCCCTGGGCGCTGTCTTCGGCCCCGCGCACTCTCCGGAGCAACCGCTCTGGGTCGGCTCGGTGAAGACCAACATCGGCCACCTGGAGCCCGCGGCCGGCATCGCCAGCCTGATCAAGGTCGCCCTGGCGCTGCGCCATGGAGAGATTCCGCCGCACCCGAGCTTCGAGCGCCCGAGCGAACACATCCCCTGGGATCGCTTCCCCCTCCGGGTGCCCACCTCCCCCATCCCGTGGGACAGGCGTGGCAAGCGGATCGCGGGGATCAGCGCCTTCGGGTTGAGTGGAACCAACGCGCACCTGGTGCTCGAAGAGGCGCCAGCGAGGCCCGCGCGCCCGGTCCCCACTCCCCGGGCCTCCCTGCTGATGCTGTCGGCCCGGAGCCCGGAGGCCCTGGATCAGCTCGCGGAGCGCTTCCAGCACCACCTCATCGCGCACCCGGAGCTCTC
This region of Corallococcus silvisoli genomic DNA includes:
- a CDS encoding type I polyketide synthase, translating into MNRSHRLSAMSSVKLAFAAEQLRPGLELLNATPIAIVGMGCRFPGEATTPEAFWRVLRDGVDTVTEVPRDRWDIDAWYSPDPDVPGRMHTRKGAFLSTRSEFDADFFGISPREAASLDPQQRLLLEVSWEALERAGMAPDQLAGSLTGVYVGLSTGDYAQLLDTRPPESFDAYAFSGTAHSMAAGRLSYHLGLQGPSVALDAACASSLVAVHLACQALRAGGCDLALAGGVNRLLSAQFHLNFSQGRMLAPDGRCKTFDAAADGYVRGEGAGIVVLKRLADALRDQDPIVAVIRGSAVNQDGRSSGLTVPNGPAQQAVIRQALQGAGVNPEQVDYVEAHGTGTSLGDPIELGALGAVFGPRPPEQPLLVGSVKTNIGHLEAAAGIAGLIKVALALQHGEIPAHLHLSQPNPHVPWDRLPIQIPTQHQPWPSTHGRRIAGISSFGFSGTNAHVLLESAPGTAPAPQEEEEQEPPLERPLHLLTLSARGAPALQQLAARFAGRLRAEPSLALADACFSANTGRAHLPHRLGAFAGTGEALAAQLEAFASGAPSALLTGQAPAEPPEVAFLFTGQGSQYPDMGRKLYESQPVFRESMEQCDALLRPLLERPLLDVLYHAPQAHPLLHQTAYTQPALFAIEYALAELWKSWGIVPGAVLGHSVGEYAAACVAGVFSLEDGLKLIAERGRLMQELPERGTMAAVSASPARVEQALGADRGACAIAALNGPESVVISGSERAVDAVVARLTAQGIRSARLQVSHAFHSPLMEPMLPAFERVLRTMTLSPPSLELISNVGGGVATAEVATAGYWCRHVRQPVRFAEGVQSLVQRGFRVFVELGPKPTLSSLGRLCAPDADLLWLASLRQGRDDWQTLLESLGSLYVRGAPVDWAGFDQGYARHKRVLPTYPFQRKSFWFEATGDARVRAPSSRDEGRPAGHTPLTSLLESGDVRGLAEHLRRGGALTGAALETLPQVAEALVREHQRQRSEAEMASTLYRVSWSPTPPGQVLTTARNTGEWLILADRGGLGRALATRLEARGEHCMLATAEDLLGPSSQEPGLAPSAVLARWLQGFGTPGRPPLAGIVYLWALDAPDPEGLDAATFDIAQRSTCDGVLWLLQELGKRTQAVQPPLWCVTRGVHAPGGEPGPRSVAQAPLWGLAGVASLEHPELRVRLIDVASDGTHDDVAAGLDAELRSPDDEDRLALRRGQRYAARLEPLPFEAPPPLVFNARASYLITGGLGGIGLAVAAWMVRQGARHLVLMGRSGSASSTAREAVESLELAGAQVLVFPGDVSRPEDVTGVLAALKARFPPLRGVVHAAAVLDDGTLRQQTPERFQRVRRPKADGAWNLHLATRHEALDFFVCFSSAAALLGAPGQSNYAAANAFLDALARYRRGLGLPGLSIGWGPWKDLGMAAGLDAHSRQRMADEGLGALETAQGLQALGALLSSREPDVAVLPIDWSTFASRARPRMPLLRRLRDGAPSGGAPAEDTGPSWRQRWGSTPATERPGFLHTYVRGQVARILRWEPEQPMDAQRGFAEMGMDSLMAVELRNRLQKDLGQPLSAALIFNYPRIEALAQHLQDVLLSAESPPESPSAPVGAGPEDPRGGEAPTLSPEELIARIARKYQTHG